The genomic window CCCAAGACTTATAGAACTTTGTAATATTGGAGTACCCTATAATTTTGAAGTTAACAGCACCAATATTATCAACGGAAATCCGAATTTCTTCGTAAAATACTATAGAACATCTAACGATGCTTTATCTGATACGAATGCAATTACAGCTCCGATTCTTGTAAATACTACAGATACCTATTATTATGCAATCCGTTATCAGGATCCGGCTAACCCCAACAACCCGACCAATAAATGTTTCAACATCAACGCCTTTAAATTTAAAGATGTTACTTTCACAGCAAACAATGCCAGTTTGACAGAATGTAATAACAATAATAACGGAGTTGCGGTATATAACCTAACGACAACTACATTATATACACCAAACCCGGCATACACGTATACAACGAAATATTATCCAACCATTGTGGATGCCAATAATGGGACTAATGAAATTACGAACCCGTGGGCTTACACTTCTTCTACCGGAGATGTATATGCAAAAATAACAACCAATTTAGGATGTTCTGATATTGCAAAAATTACATTAAACTTTTATCCTGTAGTAACGGTTCAGGATATCACCCTAAGATCATGCTTTATTGCAACAAATCCTGCAACGGCTTCATTTGATCTTACCTCAGCGCCTGTAACATCGCAGCAGGGAACCAAAACCTATTATCCGTCTCTTGCAGATGCGATAGCAGGAACCAACCAGATATTAAACCCATCATTGTATATTTCTCCAAATGGCGTGGTTTTCATTAAAGTTACCAATTCAAACGGATGTTATGCTGTTGCTAAAGTAACATTGGTAGTTCTTCCTCCGGTATATTCCAGCTTACTGGATGATAAAATCATCTGTATGGAAGATACGACTACCCTGGATGCAGGACCTGGATTCACTTCTTACAAGTGGAGCACCGGTGCAACCTCTCAGACGATCACCAATGTTTCGGTAGGAACTTATTGGGTAGAACTTAAAACAGGAGAATGTGTTACCCGTCAAACGGTAAAGGTGTATCCTTCCGAGCAGCCTGTTATTTCAAACATCGATATTACCAACAATACGATAACGGCAAATGTTGTCGGAGGAACCGCCCCTTACAAATATTCACTGGACGGAATTA from Chryseobacterium sp. SORGH_AS_0447 includes these protein-coding regions:
- a CDS encoding T9SS type B sorting domain-containing protein, with translation MKKIYLILLLAFSNIFFAQSDCASAIPVCGNSDISYFPTGPGTIDDQVNANGSCLSANEHYSVWYQFTVATSGTLTFTISPQAPYNADYDFAVYGPNKTCGTKGAPIRCNYAGVQAAPNQTGLQIGLTANSGAWSPAMNVVAGESYYLIVDNWSGANAALAFSLTWGGTATLTSPFNDPTIQPNPFNPIGIPGATASAPRLIELCNIGVPYNFEVNSTNIINGNPNFFVKYYRTSNDALSDTNAITAPILVNTTDTYYYAIRYQDPANPNNPTNKCFNINAFKFKDVTFTANNASLTECNNNNNGVAVYNLTTTTLYTPNPAYTYTTKYYPTIVDANNGTNEITNPWAYTSSTGDVYAKITTNLGCSDIAKITLNFYPVVTVQDITLRSCFIATNPATASFDLTSAPVTSQQGTKTYYPSLADAIAGTNQILNPSLYISPNGVVFIKVTNSNGCYAVAKVTLVVLPPVYSSLLDDKIICMEDTTTLDAGPGFTSYKWSTGATSQTITNVSVGTYWVELKTGECVTRQTVKVYPSEQPVISNIDITNNTITANVVGGTAPYKYSLDGIKWQDSNVFNDVPRGDNTIYVKDGYDCDPITVTVVVPNLVNVITPNGDGVNDVIDYSALAGKKGLVLTIYDRYGVKVGQADKSNGYKWDGTTLGKKVPTGTYWYSVEWNENDKKNTPFKFSGWVMVKNRE